The Phyllostomus discolor isolate MPI-MPIP mPhyDis1 chromosome 4, mPhyDis1.pri.v3, whole genome shotgun sequence genome window below encodes:
- the TREM1 gene encoding triggering receptor expressed on myeloid cells 1, with protein sequence MRRTRLWGLFWMSFFLELQDGAKSKEIKYELIEGQVLEVECPFNVLLFQRSQKEWQKLTEGEEPLTLARTERSSGQTNHVQVGRYFLEDIPSEGLLVVRMTDLRQEDSGLYQCVIYQPPKEPFELHHPIRLVVKKGPVSYSNSTQDVTEIPTIPPITTKARGKLPISPGTVTQLWSTSTASLTSPDLRVNSTHGTNVIRISPISIITIVVCGILTKSLVFTVLLVVTQRSFGP encoded by the exons ATGAGGAGGACCAGGCTCTGGGGGCTGTTCTGGATGTCCTTCTTCTTAG AACTCCAAGATGGAGCTAAATCAAAGGAGATCAAGTATGAACTAATAGAAGGGCAGGTCCTGGAAGTGGAATGTCCCTTCAACGTACTACTGTTCCAAAGGAGCCAGAAGGAGTGGCAGAAGCTGACAGAAGGAGAGGAGCCTCTGACACTGGCAAGGACAGAGAGGAGCTCAGGGCAGACCAATCATGTCCAGGTGGGGAGGTACTTCCTGGAAGACATCCCCAGTGAAGGTTTACTGGTTGTCCGAATGACTGACCTTCGGCAGGAGGACTCAGGATTATATCAGTGTGTGATCTATCAGCCTCCCAAAGAACCCTTTGAGTTGCACCATCCTATCCGCCTGGTGGTGAAAAAAG GTCCTGTCTCATACAGTAATTCTACCCAGGATGTGACTGAGATTCCCACCATTCCTCCTATCACCACCAAGGCCCGGGGCAAGCTTCCTATCAGCCCAGGCACTGTGACTCAACTCTGGTCCACATCAACTGCCAGCCTCACTTCTCCTGACCTGAGAGTCAACTCCACACATGGGACAAATGTCATTAG gatCTCTCCAATCAGTATCATCACTATCGTGGTGTGTGGAATCCTGACCAAGAGCCTGGTCTTCACTGTCCTGTTGGTTGTCACACAGAGGTCATTTGGACCCTAG